A genome region from Candidatus Zixiibacteriota bacterium includes the following:
- the ftsA gene encoding cell division protein FtsA gives MNKEDFIVGLDIGSSKVAVAVGMPEIDGSLKLLGIGQAPAEGIKRGMIVDLEKVVGSIHAAVSDAELVTGCKISSVYTSIDGEHIKSINSRGAIAIGKGTSEISPMDVQRVIETAQAVAIPTDREIIHILPQEFAVDDQNGITDPVGMMGIRLEVNIHIVTGSVAAVTNTIKAIEKANLEVEELVLSPYAAAYAVLKTDERELGCALIDLGANTTDIAAFLDGAIKHTAVIGIGGKSVTNDIAIGLRTPLEQAERIKCLHGSALSTLVSSSEMISIPGVAGRESKEVSRSVVAAVVEPRAEEMFSLVARDLKRANLIESLASGVILTGGASQLQGIAELAEQIFDLPAKLAVPECIVDENITAPGPEHAAVIGLLKYGLISDKTSKGKIGKKRGQGLFERIKIIFSEYF, from the coding sequence ATGAATAAAGAAGATTTTATTGTTGGTCTCGATATTGGCAGTTCAAAAGTAGCTGTGGCAGTAGGTATGCCGGAGATTGACGGCAGCCTTAAACTGCTTGGCATTGGGCAAGCTCCGGCTGAGGGCATCAAACGAGGCATGATTGTCGACTTGGAAAAAGTTGTAGGCTCAATCCATGCCGCTGTTTCAGATGCCGAACTCGTTACAGGCTGCAAGATAAGTTCTGTCTATACCAGTATTGACGGCGAACATATCAAAAGCATAAACAGCCGCGGAGCAATTGCCATAGGCAAGGGAACATCAGAGATAAGCCCGATGGATGTCCAACGGGTAATCGAAACAGCTCAAGCCGTAGCTATCCCTACCGACCGGGAAATAATCCATATTTTGCCGCAGGAGTTTGCTGTTGACGACCAAAACGGTATTACAGACCCTGTAGGTATGATGGGGATACGCCTCGAGGTAAATATTCATATCGTAACCGGATCAGTAGCCGCTGTTACCAACACTATTAAAGCCATCGAAAAAGCCAACCTTGAAGTTGAAGAGCTTGTGCTAAGTCCTTATGCGGCAGCTTATGCGGTATTGAAAACGGACGAACGGGAACTTGGCTGCGCGCTGATTGATTTGGGCGCCAACACTACGGATATCGCCGCCTTTTTAGATGGCGCAATCAAGCACACGGCGGTAATCGGCATTGGCGGTAAAAGCGTTACTAACGATATCGCTATTGGCTTGCGCACACCATTAGAGCAGGCTGAAAGAATAAAATGTCTTCATGGTTCGGCGCTTTCCACATTAGTGTCATCCAGCGAGATGATTAGCATTCCCGGAGTCGCCGGCAGGGAATCTAAAGAGGTTTCTCGTTCGGTAGTGGCGGCTGTGGTAGAACCTCGGGCGGAGGAGATGTTTTCACTCGTTGCCAGAGATTTGAAAAGGGCAAATCTTATCGAGTCGTTGGCATCCGGTGTTATACTTACCGGCGGCGCATCGCAGCTCCAAGGCATAGCGGAACTGGCAGAACAGATATTCGACCTTCCCGCCAAGTTAGCTGTGCCCGAATGCATTGTTGATGAAAACATAACAGCGCCCGGACCGGAACATGCCGCGGTTATCGGGCTTTTAAAATATGGCCTCATAAGCGACAAAACCAGTAAAGGCAAAATTGGTAAAAAACGAGGACAAGGACTTTTTGAAAGAATAAAAATTATATTTTCTGAATATTTTTAG
- a CDS encoding FtsQ-type POTRA domain-containing protein, with protein sequence MKRLIGAFIIVAMATAGGRFTFISLSQLSWFNLSDVQINCPDKIDTDKVMETSGLKLDESIFHQDIESACKALIEMPGIESVKIKRKLPKLLEIDMKADKIELFARTNKLYGLTRSLKFVDAKNSKTILPVITGLTSSKKLSYRDKMMLGYALTINDKLKKLSDTLAHRLSEIHFGKYGTVALIFNPGGVRVLLHLRNHEEALYRLSTLDVKGILGNSGFFDMTAGRMIVRGRI encoded by the coding sequence ATGAAGCGATTAATAGGAGCGTTTATTATAGTTGCAATGGCGACAGCAGGCGGCCGGTTTACTTTTATCAGTTTAAGCCAACTCTCCTGGTTTAATCTATCGGATGTTCAAATCAACTGCCCCGATAAAATCGATACCGATAAAGTAATGGAAACATCAGGGCTAAAATTGGATGAGTCGATTTTTCATCAGGATATAGAATCAGCCTGTAAGGCGTTAATCGAGATGCCCGGTATTGAATCGGTTAAAATAAAACGCAAGCTTCCGAAGTTATTGGAAATAGATATGAAGGCAGATAAGATTGAGCTTTTCGCCAGAACAAATAAGTTATATGGTTTAACCCGGTCTCTTAAATTTGTTGATGCGAAAAATTCAAAAACCATACTGCCTGTTATCACAGGTCTTACCAGTTCAAAGAAACTTTCATACAGAGATAAAATGATGCTTGGATATGCGCTGACAATTAATGATAAGCTTAAGAAGCTGTCGGATACATTAGCCCACAGGTTATCAGAAATCCACTTCGGTAAATACGGTACGGTTGCGCTTATTTTTAATCCCGGCGGCGTTAGGGTTTTACTTCACCTGCGAAACCATGAGGAAGCTCTTTACAGGCTTTCGACGCTGGATGTAAAAGGCATACTGGGCAACTCCGGTTTTTTTGATATGACAGCAGGAAGAATGATAGTAAGGGGCAGGATTTGA
- a CDS encoding UDP-N-acetylmuramate--L-alanine ligase, whose translation MKFKRIKKLHFIGIGGTGMCGIAEVLHNLGYTISGSDLKKTEVTEYLHKLDMKINYNHKDANIDNADVVVYSSAVKKDNPELIAAAIKKIPAISRAEMLAELMRMKFSIAVAGTHGKTTTTSLIGHVLSEVGFDPTVIVGGRVLNVGTNAYVGKSDYIVAEADEFDRSILRFYPTVAVITSIEPEHMECYEDLDDLVNCFVEFASRVPFYGSIIYCLDNPGLQQVRSRFARPSISYGFSRHADIYATDVEFTGKFTEFNCHSNGNSYGKVKIPLLGKHNVLNSLAALAVAIDLDAAFDKAAKALESFPGVSRRLEHIGQANGINVYDDFAHHPTEVKATLEGIRQSYKGRIAVVFQPHLYSRTQAFYKEFGSSLLDSDYLVVTDVFPSREKHIEGIDGKLVADAAIKSGHKHVDYVVDKKKIPALLKDNLQPNDLVIVIGAGDIYQISPLILKELK comes from the coding sequence ATGAAATTCAAACGAATAAAGAAACTCCATTTCATTGGCATAGGCGGTACCGGCATGTGCGGTATTGCGGAGGTGCTTCATAACCTTGGCTATACTATATCCGGCTCCGACTTAAAAAAGACTGAGGTAACCGAATACCTTCATAAGCTGGATATGAAAATAAATTATAACCACAAGGATGCTAATATAGATAACGCTGATGTTGTAGTTTACTCATCCGCCGTTAAAAAGGATAATCCCGAATTAATAGCCGCCGCTATAAAAAAGATACCGGCAATATCGAGAGCAGAAATGCTGGCCGAACTGATGCGTATGAAATTCTCGATTGCTGTTGCCGGCACCCATGGTAAAACCACGACTACCTCGCTTATCGGTCATGTGCTAAGCGAAGTTGGTTTTGACCCCACAGTCATTGTTGGCGGACGGGTTCTGAATGTCGGTACTAATGCTTATGTCGGCAAAAGCGATTATATCGTGGCGGAGGCTGATGAATTTGACCGCTCAATATTGCGGTTCTATCCAACAGTGGCGGTCATCACCTCGATTGAGCCTGAACATATGGAATGCTATGAGGACTTAGACGATCTGGTTAATTGCTTCGTCGAATTTGCCTCACGGGTTCCATTCTATGGAAGCATCATATATTGTCTCGATAATCCCGGCCTTCAGCAGGTGCGATCCAGATTTGCTCGCCCCAGCATTTCCTATGGTTTCTCCCGTCATGCCGATATATACGCAACCGATGTCGAATTTACAGGCAAATTCACAGAGTTTAACTGCCATAGCAATGGGAATTCTTATGGCAAAGTTAAGATTCCGCTTCTTGGCAAACATAATGTTTTAAATTCATTAGCAGCCTTAGCCGTCGCTATAGATTTGGATGCAGCTTTTGATAAAGCGGCTAAAGCACTCGAATCATTTCCGGGAGTCAGCCGACGGCTTGAGCATATCGGGCAGGCTAACGGCATTAATGTTTATGATGATTTCGCTCATCATCCAACTGAAGTAAAAGCTACTCTCGAAGGCATACGTCAAAGCTATAAAGGAAGAATTGCAGTTGTGTTTCAACCTCATCTTTATTCTCGAACACAGGCTTTTTATAAAGAGTTCGGCTCATCATTGCTGGATTCGGATTATCTTGTTGTTACCGATGTTTTCCCATCGCGTGAAAAACATATCGAGGGAATTGACGGCAAGCTTGTTGCCGATGCGGCGATAAAATCCGGGCATAAGCATGTGGATTATGTTGTGGATAAGAAAAAAATCCCGGCTTTATTAAAAGATAATCTTCAGCCCAATGATTTAGTGATAGTCATCGGCGCCGGCGATATCTACCAAATATCGCCTCTAATCCTTAAGGAATTAAAGTAA